AGCAAGAGTCTGGGCATCCAGATCCCCGGCTACCGCATCGGCGGCAAGACCGGCACGGCCCAGAAGGCCGAGCGCGGTGTGTACATCCCCGGCGCCCTGATCACCAGCTTCGTGGGCCATCTGCCGATCGACGACCCGCGCTACGTGGTGCTGGTGGTGGTGGATGAACCCAAGGGCGGCAACACCTACGGCTCCACGGTGGCGGCCCCGGTGGCCCGCAAGATCATCGACGCGCTGGTGGTGCTCGAGAAGCTGCCGCCCTCCGATCCCGGAGCCGTGACCACCACCGCGCTGAAGGGGGCCGCTGGAGCCCAGAGGGACTGACATCAGCTCTGTGGCCATTCACGCAACGAGCCCATCACGGAACAGGGCAGGACAGCCGATCTGGCTAGCGTGCGGACATTCCAGGGATCATCGCCGGCCATGGCCAACCTGCTTGACCAACTGTCCGCCATGACCGTGGTGGTGGCCGACACCGGCGACATCGAGGCCATCCAGCAGTTCACCCCCCGCGATGCCACCACCAACCCCTCGCTGATCCTGGCGGCCGCCCAGATCCCCACCTACCAGGAGCTGATCGACCGATCCCTGCGGGAATCGCGCGAGGCGATCGGCGCTGACGCCGGAGCGGATGCCGTGGTGCGGGAAGCCCTCGACGAGATCTGCGTGACCTTCGGCAAGGAGATCCTCAAGATCGTGCCCGGGCGGGTCTCCACCGAGGTGGACGCCCGGCTCAGCTACGACACCGCGGCCACGATCGCCAAGGCCCGCCGGCTGATCGAGCTCTATGCGCAGGCAGGGATCGGCAAGGAGCGGGTGCTGATCAAGGTGGCGTCCACCTGGGAGGGCATCCGCGCCGCCGAGGCCCTGGAGAAGGAGGGCATCCACTGCAACCTCACCCTGCTGTTCTCCTTCGCCCAGGCCGTGGCCTGCGCCGAGGCGGGCGTCACCCTGATCTCCCCCTTCGTGGGGCGCATCCTGGACTGGTACAAGAAGAGCACCGGCCGCGAGGGCTATCCCGGCCCCGAAGACCCCGGCGTGATCTCCGTGACCGAGATCTTCAACTACTACAAGACCTACGGCTACAAGACCGAGGTGATGGGGGCGAGCTTCCGCAACACCGACGAGATCATCGAACTGGCGGGCTGCGACCTGCTCACCATCTCCCCGGCGCTGCTGGCCCAGCTGCGCGGAACCCAGGGAACCCTTGACCGCAAGCTCAACGCCTTCGATCCAGCCCCCACCCAGCCCCAGATCCACCTCGATGAGGCCCGCTTCCGGGCCATGATGGAAGAGGATCCCATGGCCACCGAAAAGCTGGACGAGGGGATCCGGGGCTTCTGCAAGGCCATCGAGACCCTCGAGGCCCAGCTCGCCCACCGCCTCGCCGAACTGGAGGGCGGCGCTGCCTTCGGCCATGCGGTGCATGAGATCTTCCTGCTCAACGACCTCGACGGCGACGGCTGCATCACCCGCGAGGAATGGCTGGGCAGCGATGCGGTCTTCGATGCCCTCGACACCGACAACGACGGACGGCTGGCTCCGGAGGACGTGCGCGGCGGTCTTGGTGCCGCCCTGGCCCTGGCGGCCAGCCGCTGATCCACCGCCGTGAACGCCCTCCAGACAATGCAGGCCCTCGCCAGCACCGGCGAAGTGATCACGGTGGAGCCCGGAACGCTGATCTTCAGCTCCGGCGAGCCGGGCGACTGCATGTTCGGCCTGCTGGAGGGGCGGGTCGAGCTGAGCTGGAACGGCGACCAGGGCCACGAACAGATCAACGCCGGCGATGTGTTCGGCGCCGGAGCCCTGGTCACCAGCGAGCACCGCCGCTACGGCAATGCCCGCGCCCTCACCCCCTGCAGGCTGCTGGTGATGAACCGCGAGAAGTTCCTGTTCGCCGTGCAGGAGTCGCCGATGTTCGCGATCGAACTGCTGGGGTCGATCGACATGCGGCTGCGCCAGCTGAAGGACTGCACCCGCATCTGAGCCCGGCGGGGCCGGGATTGGCCGCCGATCAGCTGCGCTGCAGCAGCAGCCGCCTGATCACCCGCTGGGCGATGTCGCCATAGCCCAGCTCCCCGGAGAGGATCTGGGCGATCCGGCGCGGGGCCGTGGGGCGCTTGATGCCGAGCTGATAGCCCACCCGCGGCACCCGGTAGAACACCTGGGCGATCCGCCGCCCCCAGGCCATCGAATCGCCCCACACCCGCCGCATCACGGCCGAGTAAGCCGCCAGGGCCTCAGGCTCGCCGCCCAGCCAGCGATCCACCGCCGCGGCCGCCTCGCAACCGCTCAGCAGCGCCGGCCGCAGGCCTTCGGCCAGGAAGGGATCACACAGCGAGGCCGCGTCCCCGGCCACCACCAGGCCGGCCCCGTGCAGCGGGTAATGGCCATTCCAGAGCCGCAGCCGCCCGCGGGTGCGCACCCCCGCATCAGCGGAGAACCCCAGGCTGGGCAGCAGCTCGGCAAGCACGGCATTCTCCTCGAGGCCGTCGCGGCCCACGAAGCTGCCCAGGCCGATGCTGTAGCCGCCCTGGCGGGGAAAGGCCCAGCAGAAGCCGTGGCGCACCAGGCCGAAGTCGAACCGGGCCGCGGCAGGATCCAGCACGGGCCCCTCCAGCTCCACCGACACGGTGGCGGCGAAGCGGGGCTGGCGCGGACCCAGCCCCAGCGGGGCCGCCAGGCGGGAGCCGGAGCCATCGGCCAGCACCACGGCTTGCGCCTGCAGCGCGAGCCGGGCGCCCCCGGGCTCCCTGACCTGGACAGACCAGCCGCCGGGGGTGGTCTCGAGGCCCTCCACGGCCATGCCACAGGCCAGCCGGGCCCCGACGCCCTGGGCCTGCTCGATCAGATAGGCATCGAGCCGGGACCGCCGCACGATCCAGAACGGAGCCTCCCCCGGCAGTTCCGCCAGCACGGGATCGCCCAGGGCCCAGCTGAACCGCACCCGCTCGATCACCGTGTCCACCGCCGGGCGCAGATCGAAGGGGAACCAGCGCTGCACCGAGGCGGCCATGCCCCCGCCGCAGGGCTTGGTCCTGGGGAAGGTGGCACTGTCGAGCACCAGCACATCGCGGCCCAGCCGGGCGAGGTGAAAGGCGGCGGCGGCACCGGCGGCGCCGGCTCCCACCACGATCACCTCGGGCCTGCAGCCCGCCAGGGAACTCACGGCGATCCGCTCACACCTTGAGGATCTCGGCTTCCTTCTCCTTCAGGTGCTTCTCCAGCTCCTCGATGAACTTGTCCGTGAGCTTCTGCACCTTCTCCTGCTCGTCGTGGCTCTGGTCCTCGGACAGCTCGCCGTCCTTCTCCAGCTTCTTGATGCGGTCGATGCCGTCACGGCGGTTGTTGCGCAGGGCCACCTTGCCCTCCTCCGCATACTTCGCGGCGATCTTGCAGAGCTCCTTGCGGCGGTCCTCGGTGAGGGGGGGAATGTTGATGCGGATCACCCTGCCGTCGTTGTTGCAGGTGAGGCCCAGGTCACTCATGGCAATCGCCTTTTCGATCAGGCCCATGGCACTGGTGTCGAACGGCTGGATCTGGATGGTCTGGGAATCCGGCGTGGAGAGGCTGGCGAGCGACCTGAGGGGGGTTTCGGCGCCGTAGTACTCCACCGAGATCTTGTCGAGCAGGGAGGGATTGGCCCGGCCGGTCCGGATGGTGTTGAAGTTGCGCAGGGCGGCGTCCACCGATTTGCGCATGCTGGCTTCGAGGTCCATGGCGATGGCTTGGGGGCTGATGCGGGAAGTCTGGGGGAGAGGGGGTGGGGCTCAGGCGGGGTGGATGCGGGTGCCGATCGCTTCACCCGCCACGGCGCGGCCGATGTTGCCGGCACCGAAGAGATCAAACACCACGATGGGGATGGCGTTGTCCTTGCAGAGGGCGATGGCGGCCGCATCCATCACCTCCAGCTCACCGCTGAGCACCTCGAGGAACGAGAGGCTCTCGTAGCGGCGGGCATCGGCATGCTTGGCCGGGTCCTTGTCGTACACCCCATCCACCTTGGTGGCCTTGAACACCACATCGGCGCCGATCTCGGCGGCCCGCAGGGCGGCGGTGGTGTCGGTGGTGAAGAAGGGATTGCCGGTGCCGGCCGCGAAGATCACCACCCGCCCCTTCTCCATGTGGCGGATGGCCTTGCGGCGGATGTAGGGCTCCGCCACCTCCTGCATGGAGATGGCGCTCTGCACCCGGGTGGGCACGCCGGCCCTCTCCAGACCGTCCTGCAGGGTGATGGCGTTCATCACGGTGGCCAGCATGCCCACGTAGTCGGCGGTGGCGCGGTCCATGCCGGCGGCGCTGCCCTTGAGGCCGCGGAAGATGTTGCCGCCGCCCACCACGATCGCCAGCTGGGTGCCGTCGGCCACGCAGGCCGCCACGTCGGCGGCGATCGCCTGCACGATCGCCGGATCGATGCCGTAGCCCTGCTCTCCCATCAGCGCCTCGCCGCTGAGCTTGAGGAGCACGCGCTGATAACCCATCGGCACCACGGATTTGCCGCACCGTAGCAATGGCATGGAAGGGAGTCGTGCCCTGGCCGTCTGGCTTGTCGCGGCCCCGGCGGGGCGCTTCACTGGCGATGACGCCCCGCCGAGGCTGACGCCCCATGGCCGCCGATCCCACCCCATCCACGGTGCGCTCCTGCGGGGTGATGGCCCGCCTCACCCTCTCGGCCCTGGAGCGGGCGAGCGGCGACGCCGGCATCTGGCGGGAGCCCGCCGTGCATCACGCCCTGCTGATCAGCGGCCTCTCGGTGCTGATCAGCGGGCTGGCCCAGCTCCAGGACGACCTGGGCTGAGCGGCGGCAGGGCTCAGTACTCGATCCCGGCCTGGGCCTTCACCCCCTGCTCCCGGAACGGATGGCGCACCAGGGTCATCTCGGTGACCAGGTCGGCCCGCTCCAGCAGGCCGGCGGGAGCGCCGCGGCCCGTGAGGGCCACGTGGGTGAGGGGCGGCCGCAGGGCCAGGCCCTCCAGCACCTGCTCGAGCTCCAGGTAGCCGAGCTTGAGGGCCACGTTCACCTCATCGAGCACCACGAGCTGGCGGCTGCCATCGGCGAGGTAGGCGCGGGAGCGCTCCCAGGCCAGCTGCACCAGGGCCCGGTCGCGCTCCCGGTCCTGGGTTTCCCAGGTGAAGCCCTCACCGAGGGCATGCCAGTGCAACGCCTCGCCGAACACCTCCAGCGCCCGGGCCTCGCCGGGTTGCCAGCCCCCCTTGATGAACTGCACCACCGCCACCTGGCCGCCATGGCCGAGGGTGCGCAGCACCAGGCCCAGGGCGGCGGTGGTCTTGCCCTTGCCGTTGCCGGTGAACACGAGCACCAGGCCCTTCTCCAGGCTGCGCTCCCCCACCCGCTGCTGCTGCACCTCCTTGCGCCGGGCCATGCGGCGCCGGTAGGCCTCCTCATCCCGTTCCGGGGCCAGGGCGCCACCCGGTCCCAGCTCCTGGGCGATCTGGTCGAGGGAGGTGTCGCTCATGGGGCGCTCAGACCGGCGGATCAGCAGCATCCTGACCGGTTCAGGCCACCTGCCGGGCGGGGGAGCCGGGCCCCGTGCCACGGGCCAGGGCCGCATCCACCGCCTGCTGCTGATCCCGGCGGGTGATCCAGTGGTGATACGTGCGGGTGTGGATCGCCACCGAGTGCCCCATCATCCGGGCCGCCACCGTGTCGGGCAGGCCGATGTGGATGGTGCGCACCGCCCAGGCGTGGCGCAGGTCGTAGGGGGTGATCGGCAGGCCGTAGCGGCGGAACTGCTCCGCCACCCGGCGGCCCACCTGCTGCAGGGTGGTGCGCCGCAGATCCGTGCAGACCTGCGGCAGCACCTCCGCGCCATGGCCAAGGCGTTCGAGGCCGAACTGCTCCACCCAGTGGGGCTGGAACGGCCACACCTGGTGCTCGCCGGTCTTGCTGGTGGGCAGCACCCGGATCACCCGGTCACCGCCGGGCCCGAGCGGTGACAGGTCGCTGAAGAACGCCTCGTGGTTGCGCAGGCCGTAGCAGGCGATCAATCCGTAGACCAGGCGCCAGGCCGGATTCGGCACCTGCTCCACCAGCGCGAGGATCTGGCCGTCGCTCGGCAGCTGGCGGAAGCGGGCCACGTGAAGGCCATAGCCGGCTGCTCTCTGGGTCCAGTCGGAGGGCAGGGCGACATCCGCCTGACGCGCCAGCGCCGCCAGCGCCGTGCCGCACTGCTGGCGGCTGCGGCTTCCCGGTGCGTAGCTCTCCAGGGTCCGGAGGAGCAGGGCCTCGTCCGGCGGCTGCCCACCCGCCAGGGCGCGCAGCCGCCGGAGGTACGGCCTGTAGGCGGCGGTCCAGGTGGTGCGGCTGCCGGCCGGATTGCGGCGGCGGCGTGGATCGCGGAAGAAGGCCTGCTCGAAGGCCGTGATAACGCCATCAAGGCCGGTGGTGGGCGCAGACCGGGGCTCGGCCGGGGGGTCCGCAGCGGTGGTGCGGCTCCAGCTGGACCACGTAAAGGCCTCGAGTTCCAGCTGGCGTTGCACTTCGCGCAGGCAACGCAGGGCCTCAGCCACCCCATCGGCCGTTGCCGGCAGGGCCAGGCTGAGCCTCTGCACCCGCCACCGGCCGCCCCCGGCGCGGCAGGGGAGGGGCCCGCGCAGGCCGATGCGGCCGCCGCGGCGCTCAAGCCGCAGATTCAGACCGGCCACGGCGAGGCGGGCATTGTGCTGGCCGATCAGCCCATCCACCGCCGCCACGGTTCCGGCATCCGGGCGGGCCGGCGGCAGCGCGTCGGGAACGGCGGAACGGGAGGAGATGGCCGAAGTCCGAATCGGCCAGACCCTATCGATCCCCACAGGACACGGCTAGCCCCAGGCCTGCAGCGTTACGCTCACGGCCATGACGGCGAAGGGAACCGAGAGCATGGCCAAAGTGGGCGTGCTGCTGCTGAACCTCGGGGGCCCCGAGCGGATCCAGGATGTCGGCCCTTTTCTGTACAACCTGTTCTCCGATCCGGAGATCATCCGGCTGCCCAACCCGGCCCTGCAGAAGCCCCTGGCCTGGCTGATCAGCAGCCTACGGGCCGGCAAATCCCAGGAGGCCTACCGCTCGATCGGCGGAGGTTCACCGCTGCGCCGCATCACCGAACAGCAGGCCCGGGAACTGCAGAGCACCCTGCGCCAGCGGGGCATCGATGCCACCAGCTACGTGGCGATGCGCTACTGGCATCCCTTCACCGAATCCGCCGTGGCGGACATCAAGGCCGACGGGGTGGATGAGGTGGTGGTGCTCCCCCTCTACCCCCACTTCTCGATCAGCACCAGCGGCTCCAGCTTCCGGGAACTGCAGCGCCTGCGCCAGGCCGACCCCGCCTTCCGGCGGCTGCCGATCCGCTGCATCCGCAGCTACTACGACGACCCCGGCTACATCGCGGCGATGGCCGAACTGATCGCCCGGGAGATCCAGGCCTGCCCGGACCCCAGCCAGGCCCACGTGTTCTTCAGCGCCCACGGCGTGCCCAAGAGCTACGTGGAGGAGGCGGGCGACCCCTACCAGCAGGAGATCGAGGCCTGCGCCGGCCTGATCATGCAGAAGCTGGAGGCCGACCTTGGCCATACCAATCCGTTCACCCTCGCCTACCAGAGCCGTGTGGGGCCGGTGGAGTGGCTGCGGCCCTACACCGACGAAGCCCTCCACGACCTGGGGGAGCAGGGGGTGAAGGATCTGGTGGTGGTGCCGATCAGCTTCGTGAGCGAACACATCGAGACCCTGGAGGAGATCGACATCGAGTACCGGGAGATCGCCACCGAAGCGGGCATCACCAACTTCCGCCGCGTTCCTGCCCTCGACACCAGTGCGTCGTTCATCTCCGGCCTGGCCAACCTCGTGCAGCACGCCCTGGAAGGACCCGAGGTGAACCTGGACCAGGCGGCGTCCTTGCCCACCAAGGTGAAGCTCTACCCGCAGGACAAGTGGGCGTGGGGCTGGAACAACAGCTCCGAGGTGTGGAACGGCCGTCTGGCCATGGTGGGGTTCTCGGCGTTCCTGCTGGAGCTCCTGAGTGGACGGGGCCCGTTGCATGCGCTGGGCCTGCTGTGACCCGATGGGCCCCGCCATCCGCCTGGCGCTGATCGGCCTGGTTCTGGGCACCAGCCTGGCCCCTGCCCAGCCCGCACGGGCCAACAGCTGGAGGCTCGGGGCCTTTCCAGTGGCCAGCTTCGCCGGCTACACCAGCGCCTTCGGCATGCGCGTGCATCCCCTCCGCGGCGATGTCCGTCCCCACTACGGCCTGGACATCGCCGCCCCGCTCGGCTCCCCGATCCGCAGCTGGTGGTCGGGAGTGGTGCAGGAAGTGATCAACGATGGCGGCTGCGGCGTGGGCCTCGTGATCCGCTCCGGCGGCTACGAACACATCTATTGCCACCTGGGTGGCATCGGCCAGGGCGGGCTTTACCGCAGCGGCGACGTGCAGCTGCGGGTGGGGCAGGCGGTGCGCACCGGCCAGGTGATCGCCCACGTGGGGCTGAGCGGCAGCACCACCGGCCCCCATCTGCACTGGGGCCTGCGCCACGGGGGGCGGTGGATCGATCCGGCCAAGGTGCTGCGGGCGATGGCGCGGGCCAGGCGGGCCCCAAAAGCAGCACCACGGCCTAGGGTTGCTGGTGTTCGATAGAAGGCCCGCGTGGCAGGCCTGCTGCAGCCGTGACGCTTACGCCCCTCACTCCTGCGGTCCAGTCCGCGACGACGACGGTCCCCGCCGGGGAGGCCCCGGAGTCGCCGGGCGGCACCGCCGGGCAGCCCGCTGATCAACCCACTGGGCCGCTCACAGAGCAGCCCCTGCGGGTGTCCGGCGGCTACGCCCTGATGGACGCCCTGCACCGCCACGGGGTGACCCACATCTTCGGCTACCCCGGCGGGGCGATCCTGCCGATCTACGACGAGCTCCACAAGGCCGAGAGCCGCGGCTGGCTCAAGCACATCCTGGTGCGCCACGAGCAGGGCGGCACCCACGCGGCCGACGCCTATGCCCGGGCCACGGGCCGGGTGGGCGTGTGCTTCGGCACCTCGGGCCCCGGGGCCACCAACCTGGTGACGGGCATCGCCACCGCCCATATGGATTCGGTGCCGATGGTGGTGATCACGGGCCAGGTGCCCCGGGCGGCGATCGGCACCGACGCCTTCCAGGAAACGGACATCTTCGGCATCACCCTGCCGATCGTGAAGCACTCCTGGGTGGTGCGCGACCCCCGCGACATCGGCCGCATCGTGGCGGAGGCCTTCGTGATCGCCGCCACGGGCCGTCCCGGCCCCGTGCTGATCGACGTGCCCAAGGACGTGGGCATCGAGCAGTTCGACTACGTGCCGGTGGAGCCCGGCAGTGCCATCCCCGCCGGCTTCCGCCTCCCCCCCCAGCCCGACCCCGACCGGATTCAGGCCGCCCTGCAGCTGATCCGCCAGGCCCGCCGGCCCCTGCTCTACGTGGGAGGGGGAGCGATCAGCAGCGGCGCCCATGGGCAGGTGCGGCAGCTGGCGGAACTGTTCCAGATCCCGGTCACCACCACCCTGATGGGCAAGGGGGCCTTCGATGAGACCCACCCCCTGGCCGTGGGCATGCTGGGCATGCACGGCACCGCCTACGCCAACTTCGCCGTCACCGAGTGCGATCTGCTGATCGCCACCGGGGCCCGCTTCGACGACCGCGTCACCGGCCGGCTCGATAGCTTCGCGCCCCGGGCCCAGGTGGTGCACATCGACATCGATGCCGCCGAGGTGGGCAAGACCCGCATCCCGGATGTGGCCGTGGTGAGCGATGTGCGCCTGGCCCTCGACGCCCTGCTCAACGCCGCCCAGGCCGCAGCGGCCGGCCAGGACGGTGGCCTGCCGCAGGGCCGCACCGCCCCCTGGCTGGAGCGGATCGCCAGCTGGAAGCGCCATTACCCGCTCGTCATTCCCACCCCTGAGGGCGAGATCGCGCCCCAGGAGGTGGTGATCGCCCTGCAGGAGCTGGCCCCCAAGGCCTACTACACCACCGATGTGGGCCAGCACCAGATGTGGGCGGCCCAGTACCTGCACAACGCTCCCCGCCACTGGATCAGCAGTGCCGGGCTGGGCACCATGGGCTTCGGCCTGCCGGCGGCCATGGGGGTGCAGACGGCCTTCCCCGACGAGCAGGTGATCTGCGTGGCCGGCGATGCCTCGATCCTGATGAACATCCAGGAGCTGGGCACCCTGGCCCAGTACGGGCTGCCGGTGAAGGTGGTGGTGCTGAACAACGGCTGGCAGGGCATGGTGCGCCAGTGGCAGGAGAGCTTCTACGAGGAGCGCTACTCCGCCTCCGAGATGACCGGCGGCATGCCCGATTTCGAGGCCCTGGCCGAGGCCTTCGGCGTGCGGGGCATGCTGATCACCGAGCGGTCGCGGCTGCGGGAGCAACTGGCCGAAGCCCTCGCCCACCCCGGGCCCGTCTTCATCGATGTGAAGGTGCGCCGCAACGAGAACTGCTACCCGATGGTGCCCCCGGGCGCCAGCAACGCCCAGATGGTGGGCCTGCCCTCCCACCCCGAACTCGCCATCGACACCACCCGGCAATGCAACAGCTGCGGCTCCAGCACGGCCAGCGACCACCGCTTCTGCCCCAGCTGCGGCGCCAAGCTCTGAAGCCGCTCACGCCGCTCCTGCGCAGGGGCCTGGGGGTGATCCTGGCCCTGGCCCTGGCTGCCACCGCCCTGGTCAGCCAGGCTGGGGCCGCCGCGGCCGCCGAGGTGCTGCAGGTGCGGGGCAGCGGGCAGCTGCAGATCGGCGACGGCAACCGCAGCTACACGGTGGGGCTGGCCTGCATCCAGATCACGCCGGAGCAGCGCCCGGAGGCCGTGGCCTGGCTGCGCCAGGCGCTGCCGCGCCGCAGCAAGGTGAACCTGCGCCCCTTCGGCAGCGAGGCCGGCACCCTGATGGCCCGGGTCACCCGCCTGCCGCGGGAGCGCGCCGGGAGCGACGCCCTGGATCTGGGCCAGGGCCTGCTGGAGGCCGGCCTGGCGGAGCGGGCCACGGGCGCCGGCGCCATGGGGTGCCCGGAGCTGGGATGAGCCTGAACCGCACCGCCAAGGGCATCGTTCTGGTGCCTTCCCTGCTGCTGGGAGGGGCCTTCCTGGCGGCCGCGCTCTGGGGGGAAGGTGCCGCCGAGGGCAACCGGTCCCTGGCCGCGGGCCTGGGCAGCGCCCTGATGGCCGCGGGACTGCTGGCCCAGCTGCTGCCGGAGCCGGAGCCCGAGGAGGACAGGAGGGACTGAAGCCCGCCTGGTGCTGCCGCCCCGAAGCGCGTCCGGGCCGCTCAGCCTGCAGCACGGGATCAGGTCAGGCCTGCCGGCCTGGCCAGGCTCCCCGCCCTATTTCTTGCTGTCCACGGCTTTGGAGTACTCGCTGAGCACCTCATCGACAAACTTCTTGTCGGCGGCACCCAGACGGTTGTAACAACCCTGACGCACCCGCCCCACCACCTGGATGATCGTGCCATTGGCAATCTGCTCCGGCTGCAACTTGCCGGCATTGGCCACCTGCCCGCCGTAGCGATTGGTCACCACGTAGGTGATCGCCTTGGCATTGGAGAGCACCGCCTTCTCCACAGGGATCTTCGACTCCACCACCAGCTCACAGACGTTCACGGCCGCGGCCAGGGCCATGTCGTTCATCAGCTCCATGGAGGCCGGCTTGGCAGCGGCCGCCTGGGCGAGGGCAGGCCGGCCCATGCCAGGGAGGCTGCCGGCGCTGATCGCCAGGGCGGAGGCAAGCGCTGAGACAGCGGCGCTGGTGGCGACGACGGAGACCCGAGCCTTGGCGGTGAGGCAGGCCTGAAGGGAGCGGAACACGAAAACCGTGGGTGGTGCGGTTGGACTGGAACCACTGTGGCACCCAGGACCCGGCACACCCAGTCTTTCGGCCCATTCACAGTCGGAGCGCAGAGTGTCCATCGTGGCCAGATTCAGGGAAGCTGCCGCTGGCCATGGCCTCCCCTGACGCGCTGGTGCTGCCCCTGGCGGCGGTGGACCTGCAGGCCCTGCCGCAGGTGGGCGGCAAGAACGCCTCCCTCGGCGAGATGATCCAGGCCCTGGCCGCCGCCGGGGTGCAGGTGCCGGGGGGCTTTGCGGCCACCGCCAGCGCCTACCGCCATTTCCTGGCCGCCAACGCCCTCGAGGCGCCGCTGCACGGGATCCTCGACGGGCTGGATGCGGGCGACCTGGCGGCCCTGCAGGCCGCCGGCGCCGCGGCCCGCTCCCTGCTGCTGGCGGCCCCCCTGCCGCGGGATCTCGAGGAGGCCCTGCTGGCCAGCTACCGCCAGCTCAGTCCGCCGGTGCCGGCGGGGCAATGCCCCGAACCGATCGCGGTGGCCGTGCGCTCCAGTGCCACCGCCGAAGACCTGCCCGACGCCTCCTTCGCCGGCCAGCAGGAGACCTACCTCAACGTGCGGGGCGAAGGGGCCCTGCTGGCCGCCTGCCGCCGCTGCTACGCCTCCCTGTTCACCGACCGGGCCATCTCCTACCGCCAGATCAACGGCTACGACCACTTCGAGGTGGCCCTCTCGATCGGGGTGCAGCGGATGGTGCGCTCGGATCTGGCGGCGTCGGGGGTGATGTTCAGCATCGACACCGAAACCGGCTTCCGCGATGCCGTGCTGCTCACGGCCGCC
This portion of the Cyanobium sp. NIES-981 genome encodes:
- a CDS encoding NAD(P)/FAD-dependent oxidoreductase, whose protein sequence is MSSLAGCRPEVIVVGAGAAGAAAAFHLARLGRDVLVLDSATFPRTKPCGGGMAASVQRWFPFDLRPAVDTVIERVRFSWALGDPVLAELPGEAPFWIVRRSRLDAYLIEQAQGVGARLACGMAVEGLETTPGGWSVQVREPGGARLALQAQAVVLADGSGSRLAAPLGLGPRQPRFAATVSVELEGPVLDPAAARFDFGLVRHGFCWAFPRQGGYSIGLGSFVGRDGLEENAVLAELLPSLGFSADAGVRTRGRLRLWNGHYPLHGAGLVVAGDAASLCDPFLAEGLRPALLSGCEAAAAVDRWLGGEPEALAAYSAVMRRVWGDSMAWGRRIAQVFYRVPRVGYQLGIKRPTAPRRIAQILSGELGYGDIAQRVIRRLLLQRS
- a CDS encoding site-specific integrase, which translates into the protein MGQHNARLAVAGLNLRLERRGGRIGLRGPLPCRAGGGRWRVQRLSLALPATADGVAEALRCLREVQRQLELEAFTWSSWSRTTAADPPAEPRSAPTTGLDGVITAFEQAFFRDPRRRRNPAGSRTTWTAAYRPYLRRLRALAGGQPPDEALLLRTLESYAPGSRSRQQCGTALAALARQADVALPSDWTQRAAGYGLHVARFRQLPSDGQILALVEQVPNPAWRLVYGLIACYGLRNHEAFFSDLSPLGPGGDRVIRVLPTSKTGEHQVWPFQPHWVEQFGLERLGHGAEVLPQVCTDLRRTTLQQVGRRVAEQFRRYGLPITPYDLRHAWAVRTIHIGLPDTVAARMMGHSVAIHTRTYHHWITRRDQQQAVDAALARGTGPGSPARQVA
- a CDS encoding Crp/Fnr family transcriptional regulator; this encodes MNALQTMQALASTGEVITVEPGTLIFSSGEPGDCMFGLLEGRVELSWNGDQGHEQINAGDVFGAGALVTSEHRRYGNARALTPCRLLVMNREKFLFAVQESPMFAIELLGSIDMRLRQLKDCTRI
- the frr gene encoding ribosome recycling factor, producing the protein MDLEASMRKSVDAALRNFNTIRTGRANPSLLDKISVEYYGAETPLRSLASLSTPDSQTIQIQPFDTSAMGLIEKAIAMSDLGLTCNNDGRVIRINIPPLTEDRRKELCKIAAKYAEEGKVALRNNRRDGIDRIKKLEKDGELSEDQSHDEQEKVQKLTDKFIEELEKHLKEKEAEILKV
- a CDS encoding M23 family metallopeptidase — its product is MGPAIRLALIGLVLGTSLAPAQPARANSWRLGAFPVASFAGYTSAFGMRVHPLRGDVRPHYGLDIAAPLGSPIRSWWSGVVQEVINDGGCGVGLVIRSGGYEHIYCHLGGIGQGGLYRSGDVQLRVGQAVRTGQVIAHVGLSGSTTGPHLHWGLRHGGRWIDPAKVLRAMARARRAPKAAPRPRVAGVR
- a CDS encoding transaldolase — translated: MANLLDQLSAMTVVVADTGDIEAIQQFTPRDATTNPSLILAAAQIPTYQELIDRSLRESREAIGADAGADAVVREALDEICVTFGKEILKIVPGRVSTEVDARLSYDTAATIAKARRLIELYAQAGIGKERVLIKVASTWEGIRAAEALEKEGIHCNLTLLFSFAQAVACAEAGVTLISPFVGRILDWYKKSTGREGYPGPEDPGVISVTEIFNYYKTYGYKTEVMGASFRNTDEIIELAGCDLLTISPALLAQLRGTQGTLDRKLNAFDPAPTQPQIHLDEARFRAMMEEDPMATEKLDEGIRGFCKAIETLEAQLAHRLAELEGGAAFGHAVHEIFLLNDLDGDGCITREEWLGSDAVFDALDTDNDGRLAPEDVRGGLGAALALAASR
- the hemH gene encoding ferrochelatase, with amino-acid sequence MAKVGVLLLNLGGPERIQDVGPFLYNLFSDPEIIRLPNPALQKPLAWLISSLRAGKSQEAYRSIGGGSPLRRITEQQARELQSTLRQRGIDATSYVAMRYWHPFTESAVADIKADGVDEVVVLPLYPHFSISTSGSSFRELQRLRQADPAFRRLPIRCIRSYYDDPGYIAAMAELIAREIQACPDPSQAHVFFSAHGVPKSYVEEAGDPYQQEIEACAGLIMQKLEADLGHTNPFTLAYQSRVGPVEWLRPYTDEALHDLGEQGVKDLVVVPISFVSEHIETLEEIDIEYREIATEAGITNFRRVPALDTSASFISGLANLVQHALEGPEVNLDQAASLPTKVKLYPQDKWAWGWNNSSEVWNGRLAMVGFSAFLLELLSGRGPLHALGLL
- the pyrH gene encoding UMP kinase, encoding MGYQRVLLKLSGEALMGEQGYGIDPAIVQAIAADVAACVADGTQLAIVVGGGNIFRGLKGSAAGMDRATADYVGMLATVMNAITLQDGLERAGVPTRVQSAISMQEVAEPYIRRKAIRHMEKGRVVIFAAGTGNPFFTTDTTAALRAAEIGADVVFKATKVDGVYDKDPAKHADARRYESLSFLEVLSGELEVMDAAAIALCKDNAIPIVVFDLFGAGNIGRAVAGEAIGTRIHPA
- the cobO gene encoding cob(I)yrinic acid a,c-diamide adenosyltransferase, with amino-acid sequence MSDTSLDQIAQELGPGGALAPERDEEAYRRRMARRKEVQQQRVGERSLEKGLVLVFTGNGKGKTTAALGLVLRTLGHGGQVAVVQFIKGGWQPGEARALEVFGEALHWHALGEGFTWETQDRERDRALVQLAWERSRAYLADGSRQLVVLDEVNVALKLGYLELEQVLEGLALRPPLTHVALTGRGAPAGLLERADLVTEMTLVRHPFREQGVKAQAGIEY